The genomic segment AGACCTATTTACCGGCAGTGTCGTGGTCGATGAAACCGATCATTTCGATTATTTTTGCAATAGTGTAGTTTTCTAGCTCATTTTTTCGATATCGAGCATGCCGGAAAATTTACATGCCTTTTTAAACGCAGCGGAGCTACAAACACTAAGTGCGCTTCCCCTCTCTCATAAGTACGGGGGAGGCGGCGAGTGAGTCTATGCTTATCACCCTTCCGCTCTTCCTGTCTATCTGCCCGAATTTGAGCACTCCGGTAGGGCAGGACTGGACGCACGCGCTGCATCTCACGCACTCGGGGTCGCTCATCGGGAGGCCCTTGTTGGCGAAGTTCATTATGTCTATTCCCTGGTGGCAAACCGAGGTGCAGACGTTGCATGATATGCACTTCTTCTTGTCGGCTAGTATCCTGAACCGGCTGAATCTTGCATATATGTGCATGAGCGCTGCGAGCGGGCACATGAACCTGCACCATACCCTCCCGCTGTACCAGAAGTAGAGTCCGTATCCGACGATACCCGCGAGCGTCAGGTCGACTATATACTTGTAGTTGAGCTCTATACCGAATGGCTTCCAGCCGTAGAACGCGCCCTCATAAAATCTATAGATTGATTGACCGACTGCGGTGCTCGGGAACGCCCAGCTCAATATCCTGGCCAGGAGTATGATGAAAGCGATAGCGAGTATTGCCTGGCCGACCATATTGAGCCTGTTCCACCTGGCCCCGTGAGGCATCTTGTGTCTCTGTGTGTCTCCAAGCGTTTCGGCCATCGCGCCGCAGGAGCATATCCATCCGCAGTATGCCCCTTTTCCCCAGAAGTAGATGATGAGAGGAATAAGCACGAACGTCTGGATTACGCTTATGATGAGCCACGTCCAGAGCGGCTCGCTGCTGAACACGTTCCATACGAAGAGGGGCCATGCCAGTATGAGACCGAACGCCCTCCAGTATTCCCTCCCGTGCCCGTAGTTTGCCGACGGGAAGAGCGCGTCTGCTACAGACTTCATGAACCCAGTGTCGAAGAATCCGTTGTGCCCGAGATATGGGAGGAGTATATAGGGGAGAAGGAATAACGGTATCACCTGGAATAGGGTGAGAGAGAGAGTCTGCGCCGTAATATAAGGAGTTTTTCTCCTCCTTATGCGGAGAGTACCGAAGATTATGATTATGATCGTGTATAAGAGCGAGTAATAGAACCCGGGCTCGCTCAGCGTTATAGACAGAGTGCCGACGAGAGTCGACGGGTCGTTCACCATGCTCGTGAATGATTCGCCGAAGCCGGCGAAGAAGCCGGGGAGGTTGAACGGGAACCACTCGTTTTTTTCGAAAAGCTTCGTGAGAGCACCGCCGGCCTTCCAGTTGTAAACAAAGGTCATAAGGAGAAGGAAAAGGATCATGGCCGTAATGGACTTGGCGTTCATCTCGCCTTTTATCTTCACGCCGCTCCGTCTGAAGAAATCGAGAGGGGCCTCGCGCCCTATCATCGTGAAGACTGCGTCGTTCGGTATCGTGATCTCATTTCCGTCGCGGTCTATGAGCGTCGCGTCCGCGTCCCCTATGCTCTTCACGCGGCTCTTCATTAGGAGTGTGATCTTCCCGGGCTTATGTTCCCCGGGCATGAAGCCCCCCGTGCTCGTAGTCACGCGCTCTGACGAGGGCGTCTCGATCGATACGTCCGCCATCGGGTCTGCCATCAGCATTTTCAGGTTCTCCACGTTTTCGGGCTTGGGGCGTGAGAACTCCTCGTTCCTGTAGGAGTGCGTGACGTTCCCGCCCGCCCGCGCGATCGCTATCGACGTCTCGAGTGCGCTGTCCCCTCCTCCCACTACGAGCACGTTTTTGCCTTCGTAGTCCTTGGGGTCGTGGAGCCTGTTGAATACCTTGTCCTTGTCTTCTCCGGGCACGCCGAGCATACGGAAATTACCCGAGCGTCCTATGCCCACTATGACGCGGAGCGCTTTCAAACTCCCCCCGTCGGGAATGACCGCCTCGACGTGACCGCCCGTGTTGACGATTTTCTCCACTCTCATTATTTTCGGCCGGATCCCCCTCCCGAGCGTCTCTTCTTTTATCTCTTCGACGAGAGGCTCCTTCACATCCTTCGTGAACTGGAGGTCTCCTGCGGGCACCATGTCCGTCGGGTAGGTGTAGATCGGTTTCCCTTTGGGGAAATTCACTATCGTCGAGAAGGGCTCCGTCGCTTCGAGTATCTCGAACCTGAGCCCGTTCCTTTTTGCTTCGAGCGCGGCCGCCATCCCCGATACGCCCGCCCCGACTATTACGAGGTCTAGCACGTCAGCGTCCTTCGAGGACTCGCGGCTTTTGAGGAATCCCTCGTCTTCGAGAATATGCATCACCGCCCTCGCGCCCGAGTCGGACGAGAATTTAAGGAGCGGTATCCCCGTGAGGTCTCCCACGATGTAGAGCCCCGGGACGTTAGTCGAGTAGTCCTCTTTTACCTCCGGCAGCTTCTCCACTATCCCCGCCGGCCACTGTGTGTGTAGCCACTTCGTATATTTTCTTATCAGTCCGAACATCTCATCTCCTCAGCATGGAATCTATGGTGCATAAATGCTCTCGTTCGTATCTGTCATAATATTCTATTTCGCCTCAGACGATATATCATTGAGCGACCAGTCGTAGTCTGTATATACAATTATATATTGCCCGTTCGTGATGTCGCCGTAATATTCTTTCAGGAACCCTGGGACGGAGCCGGCTCCGGACTCGAAGTCCGCTGCATACCATTCGAATATAGGGGAGAGGCGTATTGTTTTATTTATCCTGTCGACGGAATTTTTCTCCGTATCGGCAAGGAATTTCTTTGTTTGAGCTTCGAGCTGACTGTCCAATCTAGCGGCGACGTAAGTCTCGCCTGAGAGGGGAGGGCAGCCCATAGCCGCACAGACGAGCGCGAAGTGAATCTTCGGCTCTTTGAAATTCTTTCGTATTATCCCGTTCTCGAGCGCGTTGAGCGTAATTGTTTCACCGAAGAGCTCGACGACGGGCTCTTCCCACGGCCCTTTCCCGCCGCTTCCTATTTCTTTTATGCTTTTTACGGGGTAATTCTGGATTACGAGGTCGAGAGTCTCCGCGTTATACACATTTATGAGGAAAGCCAACTGCTCGTCACGAGTCCACCCCTCGAATTCTCGCCTGGTCACCCGAGCGGTTGATTCCAGGTATGCGCGGAGCTGACCGTGATTGGATTTGAGACCACGGTAATCAACAAGACCGTTTTTTACATAAAGGGACAGCACCTCCCCATAGAGACCTTGTGTATCGTCGGATGCGGAGGATTGGAAAGAGAGCACAGTAAGTAATGCGAGTGATAATAGTAATCTCCCAATGTTATCAAGCGCGAAACTGCGTATGTGCTCCCGGGTTGTCATTTCACTGGGCTTCCGCAATAATATGAATATACGCTTTAACGCGTAGTGCGGATTCGTTTTTTTTCTCGGGATGCGGCGGTTGCGGGATTATTCTTCCCTGCGGACCTTCCACCAGTCTCCTGCCCTGACGAGGAGGGCCCTCGCGTATTCGGCGTGAGACCACATGAGGGGCGAAGCGAATTGGATATACCCTTCGCCCGGCTTTTTGTCTTTTTTGAACATGCGCTTCTTGGAGCACGCTTCGTAGGAGCGGTGCATGTTGTTCGCTTCTTCGAGTATTTTATTGAAGTCTATGTCGTCGAGCAGAATGTCCTTGTAGAATTCTTTCTGAAAATCGATCCCGGTCTTCCACTCCCTCTCCATGAATTCCTCGAACCTCCTGAGAGTCGAGAGATGCTCCGGTATCTCCCCGGCGTCGCTCCTGTAGGAGTCGATTATGGAGAGCAGCTCGTCGCCGCGTTTGACGTTCCCGCTCCAGTAGTGGTACTGGGCGAGCACCGCGGTGTACTGGAGCCAGGGTCCGTTGCCAGCGTGCACGTGAGTCGAGAGATCCCTGTAATAGGGGAGATACCTCATTATCATCCCCAGCTCCCTGTCCCATAGCTGTTTCTCGATAAACGCAACGCTGTTCTGCATCTGCTCTTTATAGTGAAGGAAACCGTAATAAAAAGGACTGAGGATCGTAAAGTCGGGCCGCATGTCCATGATTCCCGAAGGGTCTGTCCTCCTCACGTACCTGTTCCCCGACATGAACAGCTCGCTCACCGAATATAAGAACCACTCGCGGAAGCTCAGATGTTCGGGCGAGATGATATTCTTCCGGTCGATCTTGTCCGCGACTTCCTTCGCCAGGGAAAAAGCGTAGAGGAAAGAAAAGTTCACCCAGCACGTGTAACCCTGTTCCATCGCCGATTCGTGTATCGCCGTAGTCGAGTAAAACAGGTTTAGCTCCTCTTCGTACAGCTCTTTCCGGCCGTAGCCGAGAGCCCTGTCTACGCAGGCGAGGAAGCTCTCGAGGTCCTCTATATCTTTCTTTAAATACTCGGCGGTCAGAAGGTAATTGCAGATAATGGATATCCCGTGGGCGACGTTGTCTTCCTGTCTGTAGATGCTTTTGTTCTCGCCTTCGACGCTGTACCGCTGTCCCCACGACCCTTCGGGGGAAATCGTGTCTTTCATGAAACGGGCCATCGATTTCATTATGCCGAAGGCGCTCTCGGCCGCGTCGTATCCGTGCGCCGACCCGGCAAGGCGCCTGAAGAGCTGCACGGCGCAGCTCGAGTCTCTCGTGTACACGTACGGGTATCTCGTTTCGGGCGGGGAAGCGAGGAGCAGCCTCCCGTATTTTTCGCTCGCCGACGTGCATCTCATGATAATGTCCATATGCCCGGACAGGTCGTCGTTGAGTCTCGTGAGCTCTTTTCCGCTTATACCCATGCCGTCCCTCCCGGTAATTTCCATCCGGCCGACGAAGCTTTCTTCTGCAACTGATTTTAATTGATGCGGAGTGTAATTTAAAGTGAGCCGTATAGGTACATTTCGCCTGTGGGCTGCGGCACTCCGCCCGCGGGTTCGAGCGTAACGGCGAACTGCATGGACGCGCCGGGCTCGGGCATAGATTTCAATTCCAGCATGCTGTTCCCCGCAGGGTCGACGTCGAAAACGCCCATGCTGGCGGGCTTCCCGTCCTCGATGACCCAGAGCTGGTATGTCTTCCCTTCCCCGGGCTGGGGGATGCTGGATACGAGAAATAGTCCCTTGTCCTTCTCTTCGTTCCAGTAGAGTTTTCCGGACGCCTTTATGTCGGGCATCTTGCTCGCGAGCTTCACCTCGCTGACTTCGGGGTTCATGACGAACTCCATCATCTCCTTTTCCTTGAGGAGCCTGGCTTCGAGCTCTGTCATGCTCTTTTCGCGGAGCTCGAGCTCGTTCCGGAGGGATATGTTCGTAACGACGAGGAAGGCTATGACCGCGAGAGCGGCCGCTGTCCCTAGGTTAAGCCACATGGGACTGATGCTCTTCCAGAAGCCGAAAACCGAAGACTTTTCCCGGACCGGCTCCCTCGACTCGAGCCTGCCGAGTATCTTCTTTTCGAGGTCTTCCGGAAGCGGCGCGTCTTCGAGGCAGAGCGGCAGGTTGGTGAATACCGCATCGCTGTCACCGAGCAGAGCCGTGCATATCCCGCAGCCTTCGGCTAGGTGCTTTTCTATCTCTTTCAGCTCATCCCCTTCGAGGAGGTTGAGCGAGTAGAGCGCTATCTGGTCTTCGTACTCCGGTCTGTGCGCCATTACATCAAGTCCCCGATATACGGTGATATTTTTTCTTTCAGCTTCGCTACCCCCAGTCTGATCCTTGTCTTGATAGTCCCCACGGGCTCGTTCAGCTTTTCCGCTGTCTCGATATGCGTCAAACCCTCGAAAAACACCATTTCGATCGCGATCCTCTGATTGTCGGGCAGCGAGTCGAGGGCTTCCTGTATTATCTTCCTGCTCTCCTCCCTGTCCTCTATTATACGAGAGAGATCGGATTTTGAGTTCACTCTCTCTTCGTCGAGCTCGGACGTATGCTCTCTGAAACCGAGGGTCCTCAACCTGTCTATGGACCTGCTCCTCGCTATATTCACTATCCAGGTCGAGATGGCCCCCCGTCCCGCGTCGTAAGAATCCGCCTTGTTCCAGACCTGCAGGAATATCTCCTGAACGACCTCCTCGGCCTCTTCCCTCGACCTCAGCATCCTGAACGCGAGGTTGAAGACGGTCTGCGAATAATGGGCATAGATCTCCCTGAAAGCGGACTTGTCCCCTTTCTTCAGTCGGTCTATCAATTCACGGTCTCTGCTTCGGTCTGAAACCTTCTCCATGGTCCCGAAAGCTTTCGGCTTTTGAACCATTGTATTTAATTCGGGGTTATTGTCAATCGGTCTGGTGTGTCCTGAGTCCATACTTTGTACACCGGGTTTTTATTCATATACTCCGCTACTAACCGAACGCCGGCGCTCCTCTCAAATCATATTACGAAGCCAGCCCCTTTTCGGAGCATATTATTATCCCCACTGCTTGTTTTGGACACGTTTCTCCTGCGCCTTTTATTGGTGTATATACGTTGATGAGGCCGATACGGTTTCATAAGGCATCCCGGTCATTAAAATTAATATGCCTGCATCAGGGACGACGGTACAGGCGTCGCATCGCCAGGAAATCATTTCGAGTCTTGCCGCAGGTCATGCGGAATCTACCGGAGGGGTTGAATTATTTTTCTTGCGTATGGGTTATTGCTGGCTATATTATTTCTATTCGTTATGAGTGTCAGGAGGCGTTTATGAAGCGGTCGCTCGCATTAATAATATTGATAGTTCCTCTATTGATCGCGGTCTTTGGCGCGGGATGCAAAAGGCCCGAGGAAGCCGAGGTCTCGGGAGAGAGCCCGGCCAAGGTGGAGCAGTCCGAAAAGGCAGCCGCTCCTCAAAAAGAACCGGACGATTCTGGGACGGCCAGGGAGACCGTAAGGGACATAAGGACACACGAATTCCCGTCGTTTGCGGACTTGGTCGAAAAGCTCAAGCCCTCGGTAGTCAACATCAGCACGACAAGCGTCGTAAAGCCGAGGGGCTTCCGTGAGCGCCAGCCGAGGTCTCCTTTCAGCGAAAACGACCCGTTCGAGGAGTTCTTCAGAAAATTCTTCGAAGGCGCCCCCCAGCACGAATACAAGCGTCAGGGGCTTGGCTCGGGGTTTATAATCAGCGAAGACGGTTACGTGGTCACCAACTATCATGTGGTCGAAAAAGCTGTCGACATAAGCGTGATACTCGAAAACGGGGATAAATACGAGGCGAAGGTCATAGGCAAGGACCCCAAGACCGATCTGGCTGTGGTAAAGTTCGAGCCTAAAGGGAAGCTCCAGGCTGTAAGCTTGGGGAATTCGGACGACCTCAGGATAGGCGACTGGGTAATTGCCATCGGCAACCCGTTCGGGCTCGGCTATACGGTCACGGCCGGCATCGTGAGCGCGAAGGGGCGGTCTCTCGGTTTGGGCGCTTACGACGATTTCATACAAACGGACGCATCTCTTAACCCCGGGAACAGCGGAGGGCCTCTCTTCAACCTCAACGGAGAGGTCGTGGGCGTGAACACAGCCATAGTCGCTCAGGGGCAGGGGATCGGGTTCGCAATCCCTATCAAGATGGCCGAGTTCGTAATCAATCAGCTTAAGGGAGGCGGCAAGGTCGTCCGCGGCTGGCTCGGAGTTTACGTACAGGAGCTCACACCCGAGATCGCTTCGGGGCTCAACCTGAAGGAAGACGGCGGCGTGCTCGTAAGCGACGTTACTCCCGGGAGCCCGGCGGATAAAGCCGGCATAAAAAGGGGCGACGTCGTCCTCGAATTCGAGGGCAAGAAGGTGAACGACGTCTCCGACCTCACATCCATGGCTGCGGTTGCGGAGCCCGGAACAGAAGTGAAAATCAAGTTGATACATGACGGCAAGCCTTTCGATGTTACGGTCAAACTCACGGAGTTCCCCGATGAGGAAGTCCTGGCCGAGGAAGCGGGCAATGCGGAAGAAGAGCTCGGTCTCAGCGTAAAGGAGCTTAACCCGCAGATCGCCAGGCGCTTCAACCTCGACACCGATAAAGGAGTGATCATAACGGACGTCATCGAGGGGAGCCCGGCCGGGGAGGCGGGTCTAAGGCCTGGCGATATCATTCTCGAGATGGACAAGAATCACATAAGCGATCTGAATCAGTATTCTTCGGCCGTCTCGAAAGCAAAACCGGGCAGCACGGTTCTTATACTCGTGAAGAGGGGAGACAATACGATCTACGCCGCGCTCAGAGTCGCAGGTGAAGGTGAAAAGAACAAGTCAAACTGAGCTGAATCAATCTTGGCACATAATAATGCGGGTTACTGTGAAACTCGCTCGGACACATATCGCTGGTACGCGGACCGGGACCCTGTCCCTTAGATTTGTTGACACCAAGCCTCCATTCATGGAAGAATGATAATTGCTTTACTCGCCGGGTCGGGTGATATACCTGCTTTCGGAAGCTGATCCAATGAGGAGGACCCTGTCTGATGCCGGATACCGTTACTAGCCGTGTTCTCATACTGGGCGGAGGATTCGCCGGGCTCGAGGTCGCCCAGAACCTGGAAAAGATATTCAAGCAGAGGGACGACGTCGAGATAACACTTGTCAACGAGAACAACTATCTCATATTCACGTCGATGCTCGCGGAAGTGGTATCGAGCAGCATCGAAGCCAAGAACGTCGTCATACCGCTCAGGGAGTGTCTTAAGAGGGCCGTATTTAAAGAGCTCATCGCCGACTCCATAGACCTCGATAAAAAAACCGTATCGTGCCGCCGCCCGGACAACAACGAGGGCTACACGCTCGGATACGACTACCTCGTCCTCGCCATGGGATCTATTACGGGGTTCCACGGTGTAGACGGGGCGGAGGAGTATTCGTTCCCGCTCAAAAACCTCGCCGATGCGATGGAGCTCCGGAGCCACGTGATAGATATGTTCGAAATGGCCGACCTGGAAGAGGACCACGATGCAAGGAGGAGGCTCCTCACGTTCGCAGTCGTAGGCGGTGGCTACACGGGCATAGAGGTGGCGGCCGAGCTCAACGATTACGTGGGCGCGAGCAGGAGGTTCTATAAGAACGTCAAATCGGACGAGGTCAAGGTCGTAGTCATAGATCCCGGGGACCGCATCATGCACGAGATGAGCGAGGGGCTCGCGGAGTACGGGACGGCTCTCCTCAAGAAGCGGGGTATGGAATTCCGTCTCAACACCAGGATATCCAGCGTTACGCCGGATTCTGTGGAGACTTCGGACGGTGGTGCGATCGAAACCCACACCGCCATATGGGCGGCCGGCACCTCTCCCCAGCCCGTAATCGCATCTCTCCCCTGCGCCGACAAGAAGGGGAGGATAGAGGTGAACGAGTACATGGAAGTCCCTGGCTATCCCGGAGTGTGGGCGCTCGGGGACTGCGCCGTGATCCCCGACCCGCATACGGGGAAACCGTATCCTCCGACCGCCCAGCACGCGACACGCGAAGGCAGACGCACGGCCTACAACGTGGCGGCTGCAATAAACGGGAAAGAGGGCGACAGGAGGCCGTTTGTTTACCAAACTCAGGGCATGCTCGCCCCGCTCGGACACAGGTCGGCGGTCGCGGAGATAAAAGGCCTCAAGTTCTCGGGGTTTTTCGCCTGGTTCCTCTGGCGGTGCATCTATCTCGGGAAGCTTCCGGGATGGGACAGAAAGATCAGGGTCGCCATAGACTGGTTCCTCGACATGTTCCTTCCGAAGGACATAGTGCAGCTCAAATTCCTTATGAGAGTCCGCGGGAACCCCGCATCCGGCAAGCGCTGATCACTCCTTCTTTCTCGAAGCAAGGAATTCGACCAGGTCGCTCAGCTCCTGGTTGCTGAGTGTCCCTCCGAAGCCCGGCATGTTGAGCCCCCCGTTCATTATCCTCCACGTGAGCTCGTTCGCGCTTAGTCTGTCGCCCACGTACGTGAGGTCAGGACCCCTTAGCCCCCCGTGCCCAGATATAGCATGACAATAAAGACATCCTTTGTCGTTGAAATTCATGCCCCCTCGCCATAGCGGTCCGCTGTCCGCGCCTATTATTTCCGCCGTCAGCGGCTCGGCGTCGAAGTGGGGAGACCAGGGGGAAGTGATGCCTATGGCCCATAGCCCCGATATGGTCGCGATGGTGAGTGCCACGATTGCGACTGCCCAGGGGCGGCGGAGCGGGCTCCTCTCCCCTCTATTGGAAATGAAAGGCAGGCAGAAGAGCAGCAGACCCACCAGGAGCGGGCCGAAGACCATCAGATACGTTTCTATCTCGGGCGGCATGAGCGCGAGGAACGCGAAGTAGAAGACGAAATACCAGTCCGGCACCGGGAGCGCGTGTATGTCGGACGGGTCGGGGGGCGGCCCGAGCTCGGGCGGGCCTATTACGATCGCTATCACGAGTATCGTGCATATGACTATGAAGCCGAAAACCATGTCCTTCCAGGCTGCGTCCGGCCAGAAGGGGATGCCTCTCTGTTTGACCATCGTTTCGTATTTTTCCCTGTAGTTGGCCGGGTCGACCGGGTCTCCCGCCCTCGGGAACTCCGAGATACCGTTCTTTATCACGAGGTAGAGATGAAATCCTATGAAGACGAACAGGAGCGCAGGAATCAGGAACACATGATAGGCGAACATACGGCTGAGCGTAGTGCCGCCTACGGTGTCCCCTCCGAGTATGAAGTCTGCGAGCCACCCTCCCAGTAGAGGCACGCGTCCCGCCTGCTCCGCCGCCACTATCGTCGACCATACGGCTGTCTGGTCCCACCTCACGACCTGACCTGTGAACCCCATCACCACGGTGAGAGCGAGCAGCACCACGCCCGATATCCAGTTCATTTCGCGGGGGAACTTGTAAGCTGCCGTCAGGTATACCTGTATCATGTGTATGCCGACGAGGAGAATCATCGCGGACGCGCCCCAGTTGTGCATGCCCCTTACTATCCTTCCGAACGTTGTCTGCGTGGTTATGTACTGAAGGCTCTGGTAGGCTTCGCCCGAGGAGGGGACGTATATGAACGCGAGCGTCACCCCTGTTGCCACCTGCAGCATGAACGCGAAGAGCGTCGCGCTCCCGAAGACGTAGAACCATGTAGCTGTGTTGGGGGGTACGGCGTGCCGTGCTATCGGGCCTATGGCGCCCGAGAGTCCAGTGCGGTCGTCGAACCAGAGCCATGCGCGTTTGAGGAAATTCATCAGCAGTATCCCGTGTTCAGATTTATTTTCGTCCAGGACTCTTTCGCTTTCATACGGTCGTTATCGGTATGGGGCTCGCCAGTATCTCCACCTGCCCGTTGTTCACCCTCACAGGGTACTGATAGAGACCCCTCGGCGGAGGACCTGCGGCGACTGAGCCGTCCTCGTAATACACCCCGCCGTGGCACGGGCACATGAAGAGCCTCGCCCCCTCTATCCATCTCACCGGGCATCCGAGGTGGGCGCAGTTGACGGAGAACGCCGTGAATTCCTCCTCGCCGTCCCTCTTGAGCCAAGCGGCCGATTTCGCGGTCACCCCCGCCCACGGCAGAGGGGATGTGTTCACATAATTGACCTTCACGAACTCCCCGATCTTGAAGCTGTCGAGCGCGCCCACGGGTCTCCACTCAGGCTCGGGCTTCTTTATTATAGGGGCGAGTATCGAGCCGACTATGGGGACCCCGACCAGCACCGCGGCTATGCTACCGAGAGTCATGCTCACGTGCACGAAGAACTGCCTTCTCGTGCACTCACTCTTTCCAGTCTTTTCGCTCATGTCTCAAGTCTCCTATCCATCCTGCAAGCGCAACAACGAACAGCACGAAGCCTATGAAGAAAATTATTATTATAGTGCTCACGACCTCGTTGAATCCGACTGCGAGCCCCCAGAGCATGAATGTGATGCCGAGCGCCATTATCGCGGGCCAGTAGCCCGGCGAAGGCAGCTTCTCCGGAAGGGGCCTGTGCCAGCCCGGCGAACCTTTCTTCAACGCCTCTGCCTCCATCGCCTGAAAATCCGATACACCGCCGCCCTGTGCAGTACCGTAATCCATGGCGGGAGCAGCCGATTTCGGCGCCTGAAACTCGCTTCCCGTGCTCATTCTCTCTCCGTCGCCTCTTTAAGTTTTAGATCAGTCGTTACTTCGCTCTCTGCGGTGCAGGTATTCACGGAGCCGGGTTCGGGCGAAGCGTACCACCTTGCGACCGTTACCATGCTCGCGGCCAGGTATATGAGGCATCCGGGGACCCACATGGTGAGGCCGCCTATCTGCTGGTCGACCCCGGGCGTGATGCAGAGCTCGTTCCTTATGTATGAAAGTATCCCGGCGGAGTCTGCCGGATTCGCGTAAGCGGTATAAAGCCCCGCCCCCGCAAACGTTATGAGCATGCCGAGAATACTGCAGCCGAGGCACGCGGAGGCCAGGTAGAGAGCGGCCGGCAGCGGCGAGAGCCTCGCTGTCTTTACGGGCGCGAATACTGGCCACCAGAATATGACGCCTATCAGCACGAAGCTTATCTGCTGCGCGATGTAGAGGCCCTCGTTCGCCATGACAATATCGTGGAGCGAAGGCATGTGCCAGACCCACATCGACCCCACGCCGAGGAGCCACGCAGGCACGGGGTTACCCAGGAATTTGATTAAGCCGCCCGCGTAAGGTGAGTTTAAAGCTCTCTCCGCGGCTGCTTCAGGAATCCCCGAGAGCAGCATGAGGGGTATTACGAGGAGGAGGAGTATGTGCTGGACCATGTGCGCGCTGAAGAGGTAATTCCTCCCGAGATGATCGAGAGGGGATACGAGTGCAATCACCATGAGCATTACCCCTGAAGAAAAGAGGAGAGACTTCCTGTTAAGCCGGGAACCCGGCAGAAGGGTGTAAGCCCCAAACAGTGCCAGCGCAAAAAGAATTACCCAGGGCTCGAATGACCATGCGGAGCCTAGAAAATGCAGTATGTTCATGCCGCTCTCTCCCGTATATTCGATATAAACGCGATCATAAAAACGCCCACAGGTATATTACGGAAAATACGACCACCCATACGCCGTCGACGAAATGCCAGTAGAGGGATACGCATTCTACTGCGTCCGATTTCGGTCCCTTGAAGTCTCCTGCGAGAGCGAGCCCCAGGAGAAGCGAGAGCATAATGAGCCCGACGCAAACGTGGAATCCGTGGAATCCGGTCAGCGTGAAGAACGTGGTGCCGAAGACGTTCCTGCTTATGGTGATGTTCTTTTCTATGAGCCCGCTCCATTCGAGGCCCTGTCCGAAAATGAATACGGCGCCCAGGATTATCGTCGCGAGTATCCAGACCTTGAGCATGAGGTGGTTATTCTCCCTCAGGCTCTTGCCGGCGAGCCATATTGTGAAACTGCTCGCAAACAGGAACAGGCTGAATATGCCCGTTACGACCGGGTTCAGGCTGTTCACTGCAGTCGGGCCGTCGGTCACGGAGTTGTGGAAGTTGACGTAGGCCAGTATGAGCATCAGGAAGAATACGGATTCGGACGCTATGAAAAAACCGACTATCATTCTGTTATTCGCCATCGGGACTTCTCCTAAACAATTTTCGCTCCGGGCTCGTCCGGCTGATCGGGGTGGGCGAGGTCCCAGAGCGGACGCCTTCCCCTCACGGGGGGCACGAGCTCGAAATTCTCGACCGCTGGGGGCGACGTGGTCGCCCATTCGAGCGTCCACGCGTTCCACGGATTATCGCCCGCGGGCTTCCCGTTCCTCAGGCTCACGAGGATATTCCATACGAAGACTATGGCCGAGAGGCCGAGTATAAGCGCCCCTATCGTGGACAGGAGGTTCATCGAGCCCCAGTAGGGCATGTCGTGGTACGTGTACGTGCGCCTCGGCATCCCCATCACGCCCAGGAAATG from the Thermodesulfobacteriota bacterium genome contains:
- a CDS encoding anti-sigma factor, which encodes MAHRPEYEDQIALYSLNLLEGDELKEIEKHLAEGCGICTALLGDSDAVFTNLPLCLEDAPLPEDLEKKILGRLESREPVREKSSVFGFWKSISPMWLNLGTAAALAVIAFLVVTNISLRNELELREKSMTELEARLLKEKEMMEFVMNPEVSEVKLASKMPDIKASGKLYWNEEKDKGLFLVSSIPQPGEGKTYQLWVIEDGKPASMGVFDVDPAGNSMLELKSMPEPGASMQFAVTLEPAGGVPQPTGEMYLYGSL
- a CDS encoding NAD(P)-binding domain-containing protein; translated protein: MFGLIRKYTKWLHTQWPAGIVEKLPEVKEDYSTNVPGLYIVGDLTGIPLLKFSSDSGARAVMHILEDEGFLKSRESSKDADVLDLVIVGAGVSGMAAALEAKRNGLRFEILEATEPFSTIVNFPKGKPIYTYPTDMVPAGDLQFTKDVKEPLVEEIKEETLGRGIRPKIMRVEKIVNTGGHVEAVIPDGGSLKALRVIVGIGRSGNFRMLGVPGEDKDKVFNRLHDPKDYEGKNVLVVGGGDSALETSIAIARAGGNVTHSYRNEEFSRPKPENVENLKMLMADPMADVSIETPSSERVTTSTGGFMPGEHKPGKITLLMKSRVKSIGDADATLIDRDGNEITIPNDAVFTMIGREAPLDFFRRSGVKIKGEMNAKSITAMILFLLLMTFVYNWKAGGALTKLFEKNEWFPFNLPGFFAGFGESFTSMVNDPSTLVGTLSITLSEPGFYYSLLYTIIIIIFGTLRIRRRKTPYITAQTLSLTLFQVIPLFLLPYILLPYLGHNGFFDTGFMKSVADALFPSANYGHGREYWRAFGLILAWPLFVWNVFSSEPLWTWLIISVIQTFVLIPLIIYFWGKGAYCGWICSCGAMAETLGDTQRHKMPHGARWNRLNMVGQAILAIAFIILLARILSWAFPSTAVGQSIYRFYEGAFYGWKPFGIELNYKYIVDLTLAGIVGYGLYFWYSGRVWCRFMCPLAALMHIYARFSRFRILADKKKCISCNVCTSVCHQGIDIMNFANKGLPMSDPECVRCSACVQSCPTGVLKFGQIDRKSGRVISIDSLAASPVLMREGKRT
- a CDS encoding sigma-70 family RNA polymerase sigma factor gives rise to the protein MVQKPKAFGTMEKVSDRSRDRELIDRLKKGDKSAFREIYAHYSQTVFNLAFRMLRSREEAEEVVQEIFLQVWNKADSYDAGRGAISTWIVNIARSRSIDRLRTLGFREHTSELDEERVNSKSDLSRIIEDREESRKIIQEALDSLPDNQRIAIEMVFFEGLTHIETAEKLNEPVGTIKTRIRLGVAKLKEKISPYIGDLM
- a CDS encoding DUF547 domain-containing protein gives rise to the protein MTRREFEGWTRDEQLAFLINVYNAETLDLVIQNYPVKSIKEIGSGGKGPWEEPVVELFGETITLNALENGIIRKNFKEPKIHFALVCAAMGCPPLSGETYVAARLDSQLEAQTKKFLADTEKNSVDRINKTIRLSPIFEWYAADFESGAGSVPGFLKEYYGDITNGQYIIVYTDYDWSLNDISSEAK
- a CDS encoding DegQ family serine endoprotease — translated: MKRSLALIILIVPLLIAVFGAGCKRPEEAEVSGESPAKVEQSEKAAAPQKEPDDSGTARETVRDIRTHEFPSFADLVEKLKPSVVNISTTSVVKPRGFRERQPRSPFSENDPFEEFFRKFFEGAPQHEYKRQGLGSGFIISEDGYVVTNYHVVEKAVDISVILENGDKYEAKVIGKDPKTDLAVVKFEPKGKLQAVSLGNSDDLRIGDWVIAIGNPFGLGYTVTAGIVSAKGRSLGLGAYDDFIQTDASLNPGNSGGPLFNLNGEVVGVNTAIVAQGQGIGFAIPIKMAEFVINQLKGGGKVVRGWLGVYVQELTPEIASGLNLKEDGGVLVSDVTPGSPADKAGIKRGDVVLEFEGKKVNDVSDLTSMAAVAEPGTEVKIKLIHDGKPFDVTVKLTEFPDEEVLAEEAGNAEEELGLSVKELNPQIARRFNLDTDKGVIITDVIEGSPAGEAGLRPGDIILEMDKNHISDLNQYSSAVSKAKPGSTVLILVKRGDNTIYAALRVAGEGEKNKSN